The DNA window AATTTTGATGAACTGATAGGGAAATACCGCTCTGATCCCTATGATTACATTGATGTTAATGCAATACATACCGGAGTGGTCACCTTTAAGGTGGCCGAAGGCGACGGGGTGGACTCGCCGGGCGGCGAATGGAACCATATACCCGGTACGGCTGTCTATGAGATTAACAGGGAACGAAATCCCAAGCTGGTTCACTCTCAGATAAACGGCACCATCTCATATTTGAACGCCGATCTGGAGGGTCAGTTTGTCGAAGCCGGGGAAAAATTGATGACCATCCGTCATCCCCTGAAGAAAAAGGAGATTATCGAAAACATCCTCCAGGAAGTCCTTTATCTTTTCACTGCACCGGAAAGGGCCAAGTATTTCTTTGCCCTGGATGTCCAGGCAAGAATTGAGAAAAAGGGCGCCCGCTCCGTCTCCATTGCTCCGGGCGATGAAATTCTTACCATGTCGCTGATGAAGCGGGACACTCCGATCTATTATGAAGGGGAGCCGGGAGTTATCCATTCGGTGTATTTCAAACCCGGAATATCCGTCGACCAGGGCACTCCCCTTATTGGAGTATGTGCAAATGATAAGGTTCCTTTGATACAGAAGATAATCAACCGGGTTAAGGCAGATTGGGATAAGAACAATTAACCCAGCTGAGCTGGATAAGAACCTTAAGGCAGATTATTTTCTTGCAAGAAAACAAGAAGACAATCTGTAAGGTACTAATTCCCATGATAAATCTCGAGTTGACGGCTGAGGAAATTCTTCGCTACTTGCAGGAGGTCGAATTGCCGGAACGCCGCAGTGGCGCACTGGGCGATGTTGCCGATGAGATCATGCGCTACGGCGCCTTTGTCGGCTCCTCCGTGGAGTGTCATCCATATCTACAGCGGGCTATGGATCATGGCCGGCGCTATATTGATTCTTTGGAGAAAAGCGGTAAGGCGGTGCCGAACGGCAGAATAATTGTAGCGGAGACCCTTACCGGTCCCAAGGGCAGGTTCACCAGAAACTGGCATGCACCGAGAGGGGGCCTGTGGGGCTGTCTTCTTCATGCCAATACTCTGACGCCGCGATCCACCATGCTCCTCTCCCTCGCTGTAGGCATTGCCGCCTGTGAAGCCGTACGTCTGGAGATTGGCGGCAATAAGACCTTTCTGCGCTGGGTAAACGATGTACTGA is part of the Desulfopila inferna genome and encodes:
- a CDS encoding biotin--[acetyl-CoA-carboxylase] ligase, which produces MQENKKTICKVLIPMINLELTAEEILRYLQEVELPERRSGALGDVADEIMRYGAFVGSSVECHPYLQRAMDHGRRYIDSLEKSGKAVPNGRIIVAETLTGPKGRFTRNWHAPRGGLWGCLLHANTLTPRSTMLLSLAVGIAACEAVRLEIGGNKTFLRWVNDVLIEGVKVAGFLIESYTGPRWGEQFHLVGFGINVNNRDFPGELRDIATSLRNRVAKEIDLKGFSLNFIAKLAWNIGLLYFVEARQTEWLQEDSSFSHPIIERWKELSDIVGQKVVFGHDVINSPQYSAVITGISPDGGLQMTLDDGSVVTEHSGEIRFCV